In Carcharodon carcharias isolate sCarCar2 chromosome 22, sCarCar2.pri, whole genome shotgun sequence, the following are encoded in one genomic region:
- the sox9a gene encoding transcription factor SOX-9a, producing MNLLNPFLKMTEEHEKTLSDVPSPTMSEESSDSPCGSGAGSDAENTKPGENGHDDLCAQSLDPKKEEDDKFPACIREAVTQVLKGYDWTLVPMPVRVNGSSKNKPHVKRPMNAFMVWAQAARRKLADQYPHLHNAELSKTLGKLWRLLNEGEKRPFVEEAERLRVQHKKDHPDYKYQPRRRKSVKNGQGESEEGADQTHITPNALFKALQADSPHSASSMSDVHSPGEHSGQSQGPPTPPTTPKTEIQPGKPDLKREGRPLQEGGRQPHIDFSNVDIGELSSEVMSNMETFDVNEFDQYLPPNGHPGVPVTHTGHGQSAQATYTGSYGISSTSVTQAAHPWLSKQHSMTSLTSEQGQQQRTHIKTEQLSPSHYNEQQHSPQQINYGSFNMQHYSSSYPSIPRTQYEYSDHQSTNSYYSHAAGQTTGLYSTFAYMSPAQRPMYTPIADTTGVPSIPQTHSPQHWEQPVYTQLTRP from the exons ATGAATCTCCTCAACCCCTTCCTGAAAATGACAGAAGAACACGAAAAGACGCTCTCCGACGTGCCCAGCCCGACCATGTCCGAGGAATCGTCTGATTCCCCGTGCGGATCTGGGGCTGGGTCGGACGCCGAGAACACCAAGCCCGGCGAGAACGGGCACGACGACCTGTGCGCCCAGAGCCTGGACCCCAAGAAGGAGGAGGACGACAAGTTCCCGGCGTGTATCCGGGAGGCGGTGACCCAGGTGCTGAAAGGGTACGACTGGACCCTGGTGCCCATGCCGGTCCGTGTGAATGGCTCGTCCAAGAACAAACCTCATGTCAAAAGACCCATGAACGCCTTCATGGTGTGGGCTCAAGCGGCGCGCAGGAAGCTGGCTGACCAGTACCCTCATCTCCACAACGCTGAGCTGAGCAAAACCCTCGGCAAACTGTGGAG ATTGCTGAACGAGGGCGAAAAGCGCCCTTTCGTGGAGGAAGCCGAGCGCCTGAGAGTGCAGCACAAGAAGGATCATCCCGATTACAAGTACCAGCCCAGGCGGAGGAAGTCGGTGAAGAACGgccagggagagagcgaggagggagccgaCCAGACCCACATCACCCCCAATGCCCTCTTCAAAGCCCTGCAGGCGGACTCCCCGCACTCCGCCTCCAGCATGAGCGACGTGCATTCCCCTGGAGAACATTCAG GACAATCTCAAGGACCACCAACGCCTCCCACCACTCCCAAAACAGAAATTCAGCCTGGTAAACCTGATCTGAAACGTGAAGGTCGCCCCCTgcaggaaggagggagacagcCTCACATTGATTTCAGCAATGTGGACATTGGAGAACTCAGCAGCGAAGTCATGTCGAACATGGAGACTTTCGACGTCAACGAGTTTGACCAGTACCTCCCACCCAATGGGCACCCAGGAGTTCcagtcacccacacaggccaTGGACAGAGTGCTCAGGCCACCTACACTGGCAGCTATGGGATTAGCAGCACTTCAGTCACCCAAGCTGCCCACCCTTGGTTGTCCAAGCAGCATTCAATGACCAGCCTCACCAGTGAACAGGGACAGCAGCAGAGGACACACATCAAGACAGAGCAGCTGAGCCCCAGCCACTACAATGAGCAGCAGCACTCGCCACAGCAGATCAACTACGGCTCCTTCAATATGCAACACTACAGTTCATCTTACCCATCCATTCCTCGCACCCAGTACGAATATTCAGACCACCAGAGTACCAATTCCTATTACAGCCATGCTGCCGGGCAGACCACCGGCCTGTACTCCACCTTCGCCTACATGAGTCCAGCCCAGCGCCCCATGTACACACCCATTGCTGACACCACAGGAGTCCCttccatcccccaaacccacagtCCACAGCACTGGGAGCAGCCAGTCTACACACAGCTGACCAGACCTTAA